taataaacTCATCCTATCAAAATTACCGTCTGCTTTCGATTTTGTTAAAGCTACAagtcttttatcttttttagaaTGTGTATACCCTGGAAATAAAGATGCTGTATGGCCATCTGTACCTAGGCCTAGCAAAATGAGATCAAATACTTGAGCTGGTATAAGATGATTTATCATGTCTTCatataaattatctcccttgcttTCATGCGCACAAATTTTTCCTGCAAAGCTCACCGGCATCGGGTGTATATTGAAATATGGTATGTTTGTGAATTTGATCAAGTTGTCATGGAGCGACAAAAAGTTAGAATTTTCATGCTTTTGTGAAACACAACGTTCATCTACTTGCCATATATGGGTTTGTTCCCATGGAAACAAGGGAAAACTGCCTAATAActctttaaacaaaataactgGGGTGTTACCCCCAGAAAAAgctatatgaaaaatatttctttctttgattGCATTTTCAGCGGTTTTAAATATGTAAGTAGcaagaactttaaccaaatcTTTCAGAGGTTtacaaaataaagttttatttctaaataatggTGGAATTACTGCAAAATTTGGCATTTCAAGTCCATCAAATTTTCCAGAATACTCGGACTGCCCTTGACCTAAATATCTAAGTTTTAAGCCATCCACTGTAAAATTCAAATTAACAGGGCTAAATTCTTTGTAAAGTCTTGGCACTGTGAGGCTTGTTTCTTTTATAACATTATCCCAGATCTCCCACAGCAGCAACATCCTAGCAGTTGTCACGAATGATTCCCTGTTATTATGGTAAAGATCATGTATAACCATAGTATACGCCTGAGTGTCAACTACTGGAACAGCGTAATGAAAATCTCCGGGGCTTTGTCCATGTATAGCACTGTCTTTTGAAGTCATGGGGAGTTCTTTCATGCTTGAAGGCCAGGACGGATTAAAGAGCGACTTGGATACAAGTATCCCTGCAGAAGGGACAGGACCATGTCCAATTTGAAAAATCAACTGCCTAGGGTATTTTGTGAAAGTTGAATTCCCGTCAGCACATCCACTCACACAGAATTCTTTTTCCCTGAATAATATTCTCACATGACTTGTCCGTTCATCCATATGTTTGCCTGACGTAAGAATGAAAGGCACCCCCCGCCATCTTGGATTATTTATTTGCAGCAGGGCTGCAGCAAATGTTGGGGTGAGATGTGATTgatcaatatttttaatttcatcttttGCTTCTTCtacatattttgcatattgtCCAAATAAAAGGGCATCACTGCTGACTGGTTTGACTTGCCGTAATAGATGGAGTTTGTAGTCTTCAATCATTTTACAATCTGAGATATTGACTGGAAGCTCCATAGCAACAAGGGCAAGTAACTCTGTAAGATGATTCTGCATTACATCTCTAACCACACCAGTCTGGTCATAAAAATCTATCCTTCCTAAAAAGATAAAATGGACATATCAGTTATTCTTGTTgtaaaagttttgaaatagttCTTGGAT
This Mercenaria mercenaria strain notata chromosome 17, MADL_Memer_1, whole genome shotgun sequence DNA region includes the following protein-coding sequences:
- the LOC123536052 gene encoding GDH/6PGL endoplasmic bifunctional protein-like isoform X2 gives rise to the protein MVPLLLCSLLFLNVLYESKSQAAQHTNFVIVGGTGDLARKYLWGSALRLFVENFSENNTFSFYAGARVSQTDGDKALNDILNSNKCDSNDPKCEKLRPKFLENAKYVVLKYDENYTNLCNTFRTEKGPEITIHQIFYLSIPSSAYQSVTHNIHSNCRHEKISSTKVVLEKPFGLDKESAAKQAEVISEHFHDDEVHRVDHYLAKSVSKQILNFRAKNREILDELLNGQFVDRIEIVMKERIGNKGRIDFYDQTGVVRDVMQNHLTELLALVAMELPVNISDCKMIEDYKLHLLRQVKPVSSDALLFGQYAKYVEEAKDEIKNIDQSHLTPTFAAALLQINNPRWRGVPFILTSGKHMDERTSHVRILFREKEFCVSGCADGNSTFTKYPRQLIFQIGHGPVPSAGILVSKSLFNPSWPSSMKELPMTSKDSAIHGQSPGDFHYAVPVVDTQAYTMVIHDLYHNNRESFVTTARMLLLWEIWDNVIKETSLTVPRLYKEFSPVNLNFTVDGLKLRYLGQGQSEYSGKFDGLEMPNFAVIPPLFRNKTLFCKPLKDLVKVLATYIFKTAENAIKERNIFHIAFSGGNTPVILFKELLGSFPLFPWEQTHIWQVDERCVSQKHENSNFLSLHDNLIKFTNIPYFNIHPMPVSFAGKICAHESKGDNLYEDMINHLIPAQVFDLILLGLGTDGHTASLFPGYTHSKKDKRLVALTKSKADGNFDRMSLLPPLINNAREVTVLVTTKEKHSILQKISDIQTRNKQYPITYVSPVSGNMSWFIDIEAWLGQ
- the LOC123536052 gene encoding GDH/6PGL endoplasmic bifunctional protein-like isoform X1, with the translated sequence MKISVSMVRFITRNIRKSVGLKMVPLLLCSLLFLNVLYESKSQAAQHTNFVIVGGTGDLARKYLWGSALRLFVENFSENNTFSFYAGARVSQTDGDKALNDILNSNKCDSNDPKCEKLRPKFLENAKYVVLKYDENYTNLCNTFRTEKGPEITIHQIFYLSIPSSAYQSVTHNIHSNCRHEKISSTKVVLEKPFGLDKESAAKQAEVISEHFHDDEVHRVDHYLAKSVSKQILNFRAKNREILDELLNGQFVDRIEIVMKERIGNKGRIDFYDQTGVVRDVMQNHLTELLALVAMELPVNISDCKMIEDYKLHLLRQVKPVSSDALLFGQYAKYVEEAKDEIKNIDQSHLTPTFAAALLQINNPRWRGVPFILTSGKHMDERTSHVRILFREKEFCVSGCADGNSTFTKYPRQLIFQIGHGPVPSAGILVSKSLFNPSWPSSMKELPMTSKDSAIHGQSPGDFHYAVPVVDTQAYTMVIHDLYHNNRESFVTTARMLLLWEIWDNVIKETSLTVPRLYKEFSPVNLNFTVDGLKLRYLGQGQSEYSGKFDGLEMPNFAVIPPLFRNKTLFCKPLKDLVKVLATYIFKTAENAIKERNIFHIAFSGGNTPVILFKELLGSFPLFPWEQTHIWQVDERCVSQKHENSNFLSLHDNLIKFTNIPYFNIHPMPVSFAGKICAHESKGDNLYEDMINHLIPAQVFDLILLGLGTDGHTASLFPGYTHSKKDKRLVALTKSKADGNFDRMSLLPPLINNAREVTVLVTTKEKHSILQKISDIQTRNKQYPITYVSPVSGNMSWFIDIEAWLGQ